The Pseudophryne corroboree isolate aPseCor3 chromosome 2, aPseCor3.hap2, whole genome shotgun sequence genome has a segment encoding these proteins:
- the LOC135016990 gene encoding uncharacterized protein LOC135016990 has product MRQTMQNINSKNAFMVRNRPSSSDDDDEALPSYQTSQIITNTENFDLSVDSPFGLDFSAIPDFNNILELAPDYATKMDDATADGILRDILNKPDYCHNTTIQNSNVVDEQPFFPHATGGRAKTFEYKADDAVAMRYAPTIPTGSDTVAQIHRLSTSGKISKRTTAAETESHQFAAADDAVARRYAPLIPTVSDTCAQIHRPSTSGKISKRTTAAEAENHQFVTPAIVHKGVARSSVMAVHNGCIVPNKRKPARPRTNERSHNSTFTDLKRKLSYSENDKPQRRRIALQTVSCVSNDVAVTSKHTAFNTADRDVAGNTKTVKVKRASRLSRSNVKQLSQSAVITIPDTQVCSETETRHIAGIGLLSNIDSRSNVKQMSQADVITITDTQDCSETETRHIAGNPVISDIDDINGQELITNCVESTTQDPQNSSDEVLSAVAGIPGDTTTVDCVTSIPNIFTTTALVHASADACVPVRGLAPDIVDECQNSEQLGQDAEIQFYALLGKIREDVENMGVKAGYLLKHIKGVCHGSKCKQDIVKEVVETYMNVMSKYIDRSVKTTEFIKANIHHFAEINETDP; this is encoded by the exons atg agacagacaatgcagaacatcaacagcaaaaacgctttcatggttagaaacagaccttcttcttctgatgatgatgatgaggctttgccaagttatcaaacctctcaaa taatcacaaatacagagaatttcgatttgtctgttgatagtccctttggcttagacttcagcgctataccggattttaataatattttggaattggcgccagatt atgccacaaaaatggatgatgcgacggctgatggtattctacgggatatattgaacaaacctgattattgtcacaacaccactatacagaacagcaatgttgttgatgagcaaccgtttttcccacacgcgacagggggtcgtgctaaaacattcgaatataaagcag atgacgctgtagcaatgcGATATGCGCCGACGATACCAACAGGCAGTGATACAGTAGCGCAAATACAccgtcttagtacaagcgggaaaatatcaaaacgcacaaccgccgctgaaacggaaagccatcaattcgcagcagcag atgacgctgtagcaagacgctatgctcctttgataccaacagtcagtgatacatgcgcgcagatacacaggcctagtacaagcgggaaaatatcaaaacgcacaaccgccgctgaagcggagaaccatcaattcgtaacgccggcaattgtacataagggcgttgctaggtcatcagttatggctgtgcataacggctgtatcgtcccgaacaaacgaaagccagctcgaccaagaacgaatgagagaagtcataattcaacatttacagatctgaaaagaaaattgtcatattccgaaaatgataagccgcaacggagaaggatcgcgttacaaactgtatcatgcgtaagtaatgatgttgctgtaacatcaaaacacacagcgtttaacactgcagaccgggatgtcgctggtaatacaaagactgtaaaggttaagagggcatcgcgtctctcaagaagtaatgttaagcaattgtcgcaatccgctgtaatcacaattccagatacacaggtttgttctgaaacagaaacaaggcacatagcaggcattggtttgttatcaaatattgactcaagaagtaatgttaagcaaatgTCGCAAGCCGATGTCAttactattaccgatacacaggattgctctgaaacagaaacaagacacatagctggtaatcctgtgatatcagatattgatgacataaatgggcaagagcttattacaaactgtgtagagtcaacgacacaagatccgcagaatagttctgatgaagtattatcagccgttgcaggaatacctggtgatactacaacggttgattgtgtaacatcaattcccaatatttttacaacgacagccctggtacacgcatcggctgatgcttgtgtaccggtgcgagggctagcgcccgacatagttgatgaatgtcaaaattcagaacaattaggccaagacgctgaaatacaattttacgcgttgttgggtaagatacgggaagatgttgagaacatgggcgtaaaagccggatacttgttaaaacacattaaaggtgtgtgccacggtagtaaatgtaaacaagacattgttaaagaagttgttgagacgtatatgaatgtcatgtcaaaatacatagatcggtcggttaagacaactgaatttattaaagccaacatacatcattttgcagaaataaatgaaactgatccgtga